In Massilistercora timonensis, the following are encoded in one genomic region:
- a CDS encoding FadR/GntR family transcriptional regulator, giving the protein MFSEVKRKKLYEEVCDQIISSISSGELPPGTRLPSEQRLADSFQVSRTAVREALRTLESSGYLEVRTTGTYICDATFDKAVAPVMSRLIKDESAVDDLLELRLLLEPAAAALASLRITEEEILKLDENVKQMEKWIRQDRSYAQLDSKFHNQLIAACHNEAIRSIYQLSLVAIDDMFESFSHLSNQAHQVCQEHLQILKALKDHDPTAAQKAMYRHLERVYICLGKEIPKIF; this is encoded by the coding sequence TTGTTTTCCGAAGTAAAGCGAAAAAAACTCTATGAAGAAGTCTGTGATCAGATCATCTCATCTATTTCATCCGGCGAACTTCCGCCGGGGACCAGACTTCCTTCTGAACAAAGACTTGCCGACAGTTTCCAGGTAAGCCGCACTGCCGTCCGGGAAGCGCTCCGCACCCTGGAGAGTTCCGGTTATCTGGAAGTACGCACTACCGGAACCTATATCTGCGACGCCACCTTTGACAAAGCGGTAGCTCCCGTGATGAGCCGCCTGATCAAAGATGAAAGTGCCGTTGACGACCTTCTGGAACTCAGACTCCTTCTGGAACCCGCGGCTGCCGCCCTGGCTTCTCTTCGCATCACCGAAGAAGAGATCCTGAAGCTGGATGAAAATGTAAAACAGATGGAAAAGTGGATCCGGCAGGATCGCAGCTACGCCCAGCTGGACTCCAAATTTCACAACCAGCTGATCGCCGCCTGCCATAATGAAGCGATCCGCTCCATCTATCAGCTCTCTCTCGTCGCCATCGACGATATGTTTGAATCCTTCAGCCATTTAAGCAACCAGGCTCATCAGGTATGTCAGGAACATCTCCAGATCCTGAAGGCCCTGAAAGACCACGATCCTACCGCCGCTCAAAAGGCTATGTACCGGCATCTGGAACGGGTCTATATTTGCCTTGGCAAGGAAATCCCCAAGATCTTCTGA
- the larA gene encoding nickel-dependent lactate racemase translates to MKIEIGIGKEVQEVTVPDDNLLEVLYQNELDHTGALTEEEEICRALHEPMGSPRLKDIVKPGEKVVIVTSDITRPMPTWKVLPFLLEELEAGGTRLEDVTLVYGLGSHRKQTEEERRKLAGEEVFQKIRCIDGDPLDHVRLGVTSRGTPVDIVREVAQADRRVCLGNIEYHYFAGYSGGAKAIMPGVSTREAIQNNHRMMTDPRCRAGNLKTNPLRADIEEAEGFCPVDFILNVVLDEHKRIVKAVAGDVRKAHRAGCTFLDMLYQKRIDRCADIVLVSQGGAPKDLNLYQTQKALDNAKHAVKEGGIIILVGSCREGMGEETFEKWLLEAKKPEDLIQRIRADFRLGGHKAAAIAMVLQKAQIYLVSDLEQELVRQIFMQPFETVQAALDRAFAEKGEDATVLVMPFGGSTLPVVSENEEIN, encoded by the coding sequence ATGAAGATTGAAATAGGGATTGGGAAAGAAGTGCAGGAGGTGACAGTTCCAGACGATAATCTTCTGGAAGTTTTATATCAGAATGAACTGGATCACACAGGCGCGTTGACAGAAGAGGAAGAAATATGCCGGGCTCTCCATGAACCGATGGGGTCGCCGCGGTTAAAAGACATCGTAAAGCCAGGAGAAAAGGTGGTGATCGTTACCAGTGATATTACCCGGCCAATGCCTACCTGGAAAGTCCTTCCATTCTTGTTGGAGGAACTGGAAGCAGGAGGGACCAGGCTGGAAGATGTCACTTTAGTCTACGGACTTGGAAGCCACAGAAAGCAGACGGAGGAAGAAAGGCGGAAACTGGCGGGTGAAGAAGTTTTCCAAAAGATCCGCTGCATAGATGGGGATCCGTTGGATCATGTCCGTCTGGGCGTTACCAGCCGGGGGACGCCGGTTGATATTGTAAGAGAAGTGGCGCAGGCGGATCGGCGGGTTTGTCTTGGCAATATTGAATATCACTATTTTGCAGGGTATTCAGGAGGGGCAAAGGCGATCATGCCGGGAGTTTCTACGCGGGAGGCGATCCAGAATAACCATCGGATGATGACGGATCCTCGCTGCCGCGCGGGAAATCTTAAGACCAATCCGCTGAGGGCTGACATCGAAGAGGCAGAAGGATTTTGTCCGGTTGATTTTATTCTGAATGTTGTTTTGGACGAACATAAAAGAATCGTTAAAGCGGTGGCCGGGGATGTGAGAAAAGCGCATCGGGCCGGGTGCACATTTTTGGATATGCTCTATCAGAAAAGGATTGACAGATGCGCGGATATTGTCCTGGTATCCCAGGGAGGCGCCCCGAAGGATCTGAATCTGTATCAGACTCAGAAGGCTTTGGACAATGCGAAACATGCGGTAAAAGAGGGCGGCATCATTATTTTGGTTGGATCCTGCCGGGAAGGGATGGGGGAAGAAACTTTTGAAAAATGGCTGCTGGAAGCAAAAAAACCAGAGGATCTGATCCAACGGATCAGGGCGGATTTCAGGCTGGGCGGACATAAGGCGGCGGCAATTGCTATGGTACTGCAAAAAGCTCAGATTTATCTCGTCTCAGACCTGGAGCAGGAGTTGGTCCGCCAGATCTTTATGCAGCCGTTCGAAACAGTCCAGGCGGCATTGGACCGCGCATTTGCGGAAAAAGGGGAGGATGCCACTGTACTGGTAATGCCCTTTGGAGGATCTACACTGCCGGTAGTATCTGAAAATGAAGAAATAAATTGA
- a CDS encoding malic enzyme-like NAD(P)-binding protein — protein MDYAKESLRLHGEWKGKIEVNATVPVETKDDLSLAYTPGVAQPCLEIQKDISKSYELTRRHNLCLVVTDGSAVLGLGNIGPEAGMPVMEGKCVLFKAFGDVDAFPMCIKSQDVDTIVETIYQVSGSFGGVNLEDIAAPRCFEIEKKLKERCDIPIFHDDQHGTAVVTLAGLKNALKLIGKKMENIEIAVNGAGAAAIAISKLLLSAGVKEIRLCDRTGIIYEGREKGMNPIKEEMAKITNRDKRTGSLAEAVKGADVFIGVSAPGALTVDMVKTMNKDAVIFACANPTPEIFPDEAKKAGNVAVIATGRSDFPNQVNNVLAFPGIFRGAFDVRASDINDEMKIAAAEALAAMIPDDKLNADHIIPAAFEPGVGAAVAKAVAQAARDSGVARL, from the coding sequence ATGGATTACGCAAAGGAATCCCTTCGCCTGCACGGAGAGTGGAAGGGAAAAATCGAAGTGAACGCAACGGTGCCGGTGGAGACGAAGGATGACCTTTCCCTGGCTTATACCCCTGGAGTTGCCCAGCCCTGTCTGGAGATCCAGAAAGATATTTCCAAAAGTTATGAGCTGACCCGCCGGCACAACCTGTGCCTGGTGGTAACTGACGGTTCCGCGGTCCTTGGCCTTGGCAATATCGGACCGGAGGCCGGAATGCCGGTTATGGAAGGAAAATGCGTGCTCTTCAAGGCTTTTGGCGATGTGGACGCTTTCCCGATGTGCATCAAGAGCCAGGATGTGGACACTATCGTGGAGACCATCTATCAGGTGTCCGGAAGCTTCGGCGGCGTAAACCTGGAAGATATCGCCGCGCCCCGCTGCTTTGAGATCGAGAAGAAGCTGAAGGAGCGCTGTGATATCCCCATCTTCCATGATGACCAGCACGGAACGGCAGTGGTAACCCTTGCGGGGCTGAAGAACGCCCTGAAACTGATCGGCAAGAAGATGGAGAATATCGAGATCGCGGTGAACGGAGCGGGAGCCGCGGCTATCGCCATCTCCAAGCTGCTTCTTTCCGCCGGTGTGAAAGAGATCCGTCTCTGCGACCGCACCGGGATCATCTATGAGGGAAGAGAGAAGGGCATGAACCCCATCAAGGAAGAGATGGCTAAGATCACCAATCGGGATAAGAGAACCGGCAGCCTGGCGGAAGCGGTAAAGGGCGCGGATGTATTTATCGGAGTCAGCGCGCCCGGCGCACTGACCGTGGATATGGTGAAGACCATGAACAAAGACGCCGTCATCTTTGCCTGTGCCAATCCCACACCGGAGATCTTCCCGGATGAGGCGAAGAAGGCGGGAAATGTGGCGGTGATCGCCACCGGACGGAGCGACTTCCCCAACCAGGTCAACAACGTGCTGGCCTTCCCGGGAATCTTCCGTGGCGCTTTCGACGTGCGGGCAAGCGATATCAATGATGAAATGAAGATCGCGGCGGCAGAGGCGCTGGCGGCCATGATCCCGGATGACAAGCTGAACGCGGACCACATCATCCCGGCGGCCTTTGAGCCAGGCGTGGGAGCCGCGGTTGCCAAGGCTGTGGCTCAGGCGGCAAGAGACAGCGGCGTGGCGAGACTGTAG
- a CDS encoding GTP-binding protein produces MAEGKLPVTIITGFLGSGKTTVLSHWLEHPMFQRVSVIVNEFGQAGLDQRVLRQIEEKTVLLSGGCACCNIRDDLVKELAAMIDSRDRGELDVDRVVIETTGLADPAPILFSIMTDSVLRHHYQVDCVVTCLDAVNGSFQLEHTSESVKQIATADKVLLTKTDLAKEEEVPALIERVEEINPSAVILKTDMGEIDPELVLSEEGLPRRERPEIAEAMKKRPAIVLPRKHESLVRSISIGFTGSLSWAAFGLWLSALLYAHGEKIYRVKGLLDTGEGGPVLINGVQHIIHPPRHLENWGGEERRSELVFIMKDIDPEVILDSLQAFQRILGAKAHIRELDNDLSSVSTL; encoded by the coding sequence ATGGCGGAAGGGAAACTGCCGGTCACGATCATAACCGGATTCCTGGGAAGCGGCAAGACCACGGTGTTGAGCCACTGGCTGGAGCATCCGATGTTTCAGCGGGTATCCGTGATCGTTAATGAGTTTGGTCAGGCCGGGCTGGACCAGAGGGTACTGCGCCAGATCGAGGAGAAAACGGTACTTTTGTCTGGTGGATGCGCCTGTTGTAATATCCGGGATGATCTGGTCAAAGAGCTGGCGGCTATGATCGACAGCAGAGACCGGGGAGAACTGGATGTGGACAGGGTGGTGATCGAGACTACCGGTCTTGCAGATCCGGCGCCGATCCTGTTTTCTATCATGACAGATTCCGTTCTCCGCCATCATTATCAAGTGGACTGCGTGGTGACCTGCCTGGATGCGGTCAATGGAAGTTTTCAGCTGGAGCATACATCGGAATCTGTAAAGCAGATCGCTACAGCAGATAAGGTACTTCTGACCAAGACGGATCTGGCAAAGGAAGAGGAAGTTCCGGCGCTGATCGAACGGGTGGAAGAGATCAATCCTTCAGCAGTGATCCTGAAAACGGATATGGGAGAGATCGATCCGGAACTGGTGCTGTCAGAAGAAGGGCTGCCCAGACGGGAACGCCCGGAGATCGCGGAAGCGATGAAAAAGCGCCCGGCGATCGTACTGCCAAGAAAACATGAAAGCCTGGTGCGCTCTATATCCATTGGATTTACCGGGAGTTTAAGCTGGGCGGCGTTTGGACTCTGGCTTTCCGCCCTTCTGTATGCCCATGGTGAGAAGATATACCGGGTAAAAGGGCTTCTTGATACCGGCGAAGGAGGTCCGGTACTGATCAATGGAGTGCAGCATATCATCCATCCGCCCCGCCATCTGGAGAACTGGGGCGGAGAGGAACGACGGTCTGAACTGGTGTTTATCATGAAGGATATCGATCCGGAGGTGATCCTTGACTCCCTGCAGGCGTTTCAGCGGATCCTGGGGGCTAAAGCCCACATCCGTGAGCTTGACAATGATCTGTCCTCTGTCTCCACTTTGTGA
- a CDS encoding glutamine amidotransferase: MLSALLVVVISIIVGIPLGVLCGYYGGKLDNIIMRIEDVILAFPALLLAFLLVASFGKGITNAIIALGIVYVPMLSRLTRSLTMVEKNKTYVEAARSIGFSDIRIIFRHILPNCVPTLIAQLTLDIGYAILDLAAMSFLGLGVQPPTSDWGAICFWHITQMSFTGIDATARYGQTEIADILPVKMLDVDDRVEAPQGIHPVVVASHEITEGLDKEWPYLLGYNKTIMKPEGKLLATIGEDPLIAAGEYGKGRSVVFTSDCSPHWGSPAFVSWDEYDTIWKNILNWLTK; this comes from the coding sequence TTGTTAAGCGCGCTTCTAGTCGTTGTGATTTCTATTATTGTTGGTATTCCGCTGGGAGTACTTTGCGGATATTATGGTGGAAAATTAGATAATATCATTATGCGGATTGAAGATGTGATTCTTGCTTTCCCAGCACTGCTGCTTGCGTTTCTGTTAGTGGCAAGTTTTGGAAAGGGTATCACGAATGCAATTATTGCATTGGGAATCGTATATGTACCTATGCTTTCCCGTTTGACGCGTTCTTTAACTATGGTGGAAAAAAATAAAACTTATGTAGAGGCGGCAAGAAGTATTGGATTTTCCGATATTAGGATTATTTTCCGGCACATTTTGCCTAATTGTGTTCCCACATTGATCGCACAATTAACTTTGGATATTGGATATGCGATTCTGGATCTGGCAGCCATGAGCTTCCTTGGACTTGGTGTGCAGCCGCCAACATCTGACTGGGGAGCGATATGCTTTTGGCACATAACCCAGATGTCTTTTACAGGCATTGATGCAACAGCAAGATATGGACAGACAGAAATCGCGGATATTCTTCCTGTCAAAATGTTGGATGTAGATGATCGCGTAGAAGCGCCACAGGGGATTCATCCGGTTGTTGTGGCTTCACATGAAATTACCGAAGGGCTTGATAAAGAATGGCCATATCTGCTTGGTTATAATAAAACGATTATGAAGCCAGAAGGAAAATTGCTGGCAACAATTGGTGAAGATCCATTGATTGCGGCAGGCGAATATGGAAAAGGGAGATCTGTAGTATTTACATCTGATTGTTCGCCACATTGGGGTTCTCCGGCGTTTGTATCATGGGACGAGTATGATACAATATGGAAAAATATCTTAAACTGGCTTACAAAATAA
- a CDS encoding LacI family DNA-binding transcriptional regulator, which produces MNIHDIAKLAGVSVSTVSKVMNGKDKDISEKTKQRVLKVIEEEQYIPYFKFREKEGLKSHLIGLVMKKDNREGEKIIRSAQKAAAQMGYGLLVQFADGSDEMQECVNDLQKKKIAGLILDSEKLINTRQEPHC; this is translated from the coding sequence ATGAACATACATGACATTGCCAAACTTGCAGGGGTATCTGTTTCTACAGTTTCCAAAGTTATGAATGGAAAAGATAAAGATATCAGTGAGAAGACAAAACAGCGAGTCCTGAAAGTAATTGAAGAAGAGCAGTACATTCCCTATTTTAAATTCCGGGAAAAAGAGGGGCTTAAAAGTCATCTGATTGGTCTGGTAATGAAGAAGGATAACCGAGAAGGTGAAAAGATCATTCGGAGTGCTCAAAAAGCGGCGGCTCAGATGGGATATGGTCTTTTGGTACAGTTTGCGGACGGTTCGGATGAGATGCAGGAATGTGTTAATGATCTTCAAAAGAAAAAAATAGCAGGTCTTATTCTTGATTCGGAAAAGCTAATCAATACCAGACAAGAACCACATTGTTAA
- a CDS encoding ribokinase, giving the protein MKILNFGSLNIDYTYSLTHIVKPGETISSIMLQVFPGGKGLNQSIALARADSEVYHAGCIGEDGEFLRDLCQKSGVKTEYIKTGDERTGNAIIQVAENGQNSIILYPGGNRRISKEHVDEVMENFGEEDVLLLQNEINQLSYIMEKAAQKNMRIFLNPSPYDAYIEGCPLEKVHTFIMNEVEGYQMTGSTDEKKILDIMRNKYPLANVVLTLGEKGAYYATPSEMFYAPAFKVEAIDTTAAGDTFTGYFIHEVLMGTPGSEALSTAAAASAIAVTRKGASSSIPKREEVIAFERTLM; this is encoded by the coding sequence ATGAAAATATTAAACTTTGGGTCTCTAAATATTGATTATACATATAGTTTAACTCATATTGTAAAACCAGGAGAAACAATATCTTCCATAATGTTACAAGTATTTCCAGGCGGAAAAGGATTAAATCAGTCAATTGCTTTGGCAAGGGCTGATTCGGAGGTCTATCATGCGGGATGTATAGGCGAAGACGGGGAATTTTTGCGTGACTTATGTCAGAAAAGCGGTGTAAAGACGGAATACATTAAAACGGGTGATGAGCGGACCGGAAATGCAATCATACAAGTGGCTGAAAATGGACAAAATAGTATCATTTTATATCCAGGAGGGAATCGTAGGATATCAAAGGAACATGTAGATGAAGTAATGGAAAATTTTGGAGAAGAAGATGTTCTTCTTCTCCAAAATGAAATTAATCAATTGTCCTATATTATGGAAAAGGCAGCTCAGAAAAATATGAGGATTTTTTTAAACCCATCTCCTTATGACGCCTATATTGAAGGGTGCCCCTTGGAAAAAGTTCATACATTTATTATGAATGAAGTGGAAGGGTATCAGATGACAGGTAGCACAGATGAAAAAAAGATTCTAGATATTATGAGAAACAAATATCCTTTAGCAAATGTTGTGCTTACCTTGGGAGAAAAGGGGGCGTATTACGCAACGCCCAGTGAGATGTTTTATGCACCAGCATTTAAAGTTGAAGCTATTGATACTACGGCGGCAGGGGATACTTTTACAGGATATTTTATCCATGAAGTCCTTATGGGGACACCTGGATCTGAAGCACTTTCAACAGCAGCGGCAGCTTCAGCTATTGCAGTTACCAGAAAGGGAGCTTCAAGTTCAATCCCAAAGCGTGAAGAAGTGATAGCTTTTGAAAGGACCTTAATGTGA
- a CDS encoding cytosine permease, which translates to MSTEEKAKVMNEDAIKEIEELEESASHSGDDFQYEPVPEGKRQNWYDLVFVWFGAAMVAQLYQAGVTVTIGTGGLPNGLKAILGGALFLALFTALSGYVGYKTHCNAALSSRFAYGSVGVAIPGFHIADIGWYVVNAAMFCSILVTLFPAIDIKVWAILISVLFITNNYVGFSKMVILNRFAFPVLLFTGLFGIWKCAQMPGGLGGIWENVFPQTMSVSAGITVVVGTWAAGCSRAADYMRFAKDAKSSFLASFLGFFFGFCLCIICGAVWGAATGTSVIADTLSMLGMVGLGCLMFFLQNWATCEHSSYITSTSLPITIEVVTKKRIPRRFIVLGVGIIAVCIAGLDIQSYYVPFCSFLGYLIPPIAAVSIADYFIMSKTKYHWTGHKNYYDMNVNSEDVMHHKFNWATVPALIVGLLMGWKMTWGVASINAFVGTIVVYCVFCMIFYFMGFQKKEVALNEALAGRK; encoded by the coding sequence GTGAGTACGGAAGAAAAAGCAAAGGTTATGAATGAGGACGCGATCAAAGAGATTGAAGAATTAGAAGAGTCTGCTTCCCATTCTGGTGACGATTTTCAGTATGAACCGGTTCCCGAGGGAAAACGGCAGAACTGGTATGACCTGGTTTTCGTATGGTTTGGCGCGGCTATGGTGGCACAGCTCTATCAGGCGGGTGTTACGGTAACCATCGGAACCGGCGGCCTGCCCAATGGATTGAAAGCGATCCTGGGCGGTGCGTTATTCCTGGCGCTGTTCACAGCGCTGAGCGGATATGTAGGCTATAAGACCCACTGTAACGCGGCGCTTTCCTCTCGTTTTGCCTATGGGAGCGTGGGCGTTGCGATCCCGGGATTCCACATTGCGGATATCGGCTGGTACGTTGTAAACGCGGCGATGTTCTGTTCGATTTTGGTAACACTTTTCCCGGCCATCGACATCAAAGTGTGGGCGATCCTGATCTCCGTTCTGTTTATCACTAACAACTATGTAGGTTTCTCCAAGATGGTTATCCTGAACCGGTTCGCTTTCCCGGTACTGCTTTTTACCGGACTCTTTGGTATCTGGAAATGCGCGCAGATGCCTGGCGGACTTGGCGGCATCTGGGAAAATGTATTCCCGCAGACCATGAGTGTCAGCGCCGGTATTACAGTTGTAGTTGGAACCTGGGCGGCAGGCTGTTCCAGAGCGGCGGACTATATGCGGTTCGCCAAGGACGCGAAGAGTTCCTTCCTGGCATCCTTCCTTGGATTCTTCTTTGGATTCTGCCTGTGTATCATCTGCGGTGCTGTCTGGGGCGCGGCTACAGGGACCTCCGTTATCGCGGATACCCTGTCGATGTTAGGCATGGTAGGATTGGGATGTCTGATGTTCTTCCTGCAGAACTGGGCTACCTGTGAACACAGTTCCTATATTACGTCCACGTCGCTGCCGATCACCATCGAGGTAGTGACCAAGAAGAGAATCCCCCGCCGTTTTATCGTTCTCGGCGTAGGTATCATCGCGGTATGTATCGCAGGACTGGACATTCAGAGTTATTATGTTCCATTCTGTAGTTTCCTGGGATATCTGATCCCGCCGATCGCGGCAGTATCCATCGCGGATTACTTCATTATGTCCAAGACCAAGTATCACTGGACAGGGCATAAGAACTACTATGATATGAATGTAAACTCAGAAGATGTTATGCATCACAAATTTAACTGGGCTACAGTCCCGGCATTGATCGTCGGCCTTCTGATGGGCTGGAAGATGACCTGGGGCGTTGCCTCTATCAATGCCTTTGTAGGAACAATCGTTGTTTACTGTGTCTTCTGTATGATTTTCTACTTCATGGGATTCCAGAAGAAGGAAGTTGCGCTGAACGAGGCACTGGCTGGTCGGAAGTAA
- a CDS encoding C45 family peptidase, with the protein MEEQQRFPVFELSGTPFEIGLAHGRLAREQIQVSLDCYREMFRVFSGISWDEAREYAAGFQDSIEVYDPEIMEELRGVAKGAQKDLKDILALNTRSEIVLQGAQVCDGCTSAAFMENITKDGENWLGQNWDWKLRQRGALVVLKIHQKNKPDLLLFTEAGIIGKFGLNSEGVGVCLNALASDQRVKGTTVPLHVVMRGILNSPTLSDAIQNTGRMNLACCANFQTASAQGQAIAIEAGPGDFDVLYGEEGFLVHTNHFLSPRFYQIHDTGKMSFPDTFLRYGRMRQMIREALTTEERLSVETIQNFFRDHKGYPDSICRHEDEREPEGKRMGTVFSILMNLSRREMYLTSGNPCETSYELYRL; encoded by the coding sequence ATGGAGGAGCAGCAGAGATTTCCCGTATTTGAGCTTTCGGGAACACCTTTTGAGATTGGCCTGGCACACGGACGCCTGGCCAGAGAACAGATCCAGGTCAGCCTGGATTGTTACCGGGAAATGTTCCGGGTTTTCTCGGGGATATCCTGGGATGAGGCAAGAGAATACGCAGCCGGATTTCAGGACAGTATTGAGGTTTATGATCCGGAGATCATGGAGGAGCTTCGCGGAGTTGCCAAAGGAGCGCAGAAAGATCTGAAGGATATTCTCGCTTTGAACACCAGAAGCGAGATTGTACTGCAGGGGGCGCAGGTCTGTGACGGCTGTACTTCAGCGGCATTTATGGAAAACATTACAAAGGACGGAGAAAACTGGCTGGGGCAGAACTGGGACTGGAAGCTGAGACAGCGCGGAGCGCTTGTGGTCCTGAAGATCCACCAGAAGAATAAGCCGGATCTTTTGCTTTTTACAGAGGCCGGTATTATAGGGAAATTCGGACTTAATTCGGAAGGGGTGGGAGTCTGCCTGAACGCGCTGGCATCGGATCAGCGTGTGAAGGGGACTACAGTGCCGCTTCATGTGGTGATGCGGGGGATCCTGAACAGCCCTACGCTGTCAGACGCGATCCAGAATACCGGGCGGATGAACCTGGCATGCTGCGCGAATTTCCAAACCGCTTCGGCACAAGGACAGGCGATCGCCATTGAGGCCGGTCCGGGGGATTTTGATGTGCTTTATGGAGAAGAAGGATTTCTGGTACACACCAACCATTTTTTAAGTCCCCGGTTTTACCAGATCCATGATACAGGGAAAATGTCCTTCCCGGATACATTTCTCCGTTATGGGCGTATGCGCCAGATGATCCGGGAGGCCTTGACAACAGAGGAACGTCTCAGCGTGGAAACGATACAGAACTTTTTTCGGGATCACAAGGGGTATCCGGATTCTATCTGCCGTCATGAGGATGAGAGAGAACCGGAGGGAAAGAGAATGGGAACCGTGTTTTCAATCCTGATGAATCTGTCCCGGAGGGAGATGTATCTGACCAGCGGCAATCCCTGTGAAACTTCTTATGAGTTGTATCGATTATAA
- a CDS encoding ATP-binding protein has protein sequence MREIRTAEFKEKITNTFLKTVSAFSNYDGGEIYFGIDDNGNIKGLSDIKQACLDIENKINDSITPQPDYTLELQNNDRTIKLTVKSGLHKPYLYRSKAYKRNDTATIEVDTLELSRLILEGKNIRFEELPCEDQELTFDILSQKLKECIQIESFNQDTLRTLNLYNSTVGYNNAAGILADKNHFPGIDIIKFGENVSVIHKRATFGNISILTVYEEALEVFRDYYQYEEIQGSDRKKVEKIPEAAFREAIANALIHRVWDMDSQIKVSMFDDRIEIISPGGLPSGITKDEYLSGKLSVLRNRNLANVFYRLGFVEIFGTGITRIKQFYEESLMQPDFEVSENTIKMVLPVFEKNLNLTEDERKIYKILSRTMLKSISEIAPYVPFGKSKTTQLLKEMNKKSVVKIEGRGRGTRYAIK, from the coding sequence ATGCGTGAAATAAGAACGGCAGAGTTTAAAGAAAAGATTACAAATACATTTTTAAAAACAGTAAGTGCCTTTTCAAATTACGATGGTGGAGAAATCTATTTTGGTATTGATGACAACGGTAATATTAAGGGCCTTTCGGATATAAAACAGGCATGTCTGGATATTGAAAATAAAATTAATGACAGTATTACACCTCAGCCTGATTACACACTGGAATTGCAGAATAATGACAGAACGATAAAACTGACTGTAAAAAGCGGGCTTCATAAGCCATATTTATACAGATCAAAGGCGTATAAGCGAAACGATACCGCAACGATAGAGGTTGATACGCTGGAACTGTCAAGGCTGATCTTAGAAGGGAAAAATATCCGATTTGAAGAATTGCCGTGTGAAGATCAGGAACTGACATTTGATATTTTATCGCAAAAATTAAAGGAATGTATTCAGATTGAATCTTTTAATCAGGATACCTTGAGAACATTGAATTTATATAACAGTACCGTTGGATACAATAATGCGGCTGGCATTTTGGCGGATAAAAATCATTTTCCGGGAATTGATATTATTAAGTTTGGCGAGAATGTCAGTGTGATCCATAAAAGAGCAACATTTGGCAATATATCTATTTTGACAGTATATGAAGAAGCGTTAGAAGTATTCAGAGATTATTATCAGTACGAAGAAATACAAGGGTCTGACAGGAAAAAGGTGGAAAAGATACCGGAGGCAGCATTCAGGGAAGCAATCGCAAATGCATTGATCCATCGGGTTTGGGATATGGATTCACAAATAAAAGTTTCGATGTTTGATGATAGAATAGAAATTATTTCTCCGGGGGGACTGCCATCTGGAATAACAAAAGACGAATATTTATCTGGAAAGCTTTCAGTTCTAAGAAATAGAAATCTTGCAAATGTATTTTACAGGCTGGGATTTGTGGAAATATTCGGTACAGGAATTACAAGGATAAAACAGTTCTATGAAGAATCCCTGATGCAGCCGGACTTTGAAGTGTCGGAAAATACAATCAAGATGGTGCTTCCGGTTTTTGAAAAAAACCTGAATTTAACAGAAGACGAAAGAAAAATATATAAGATTTTAAGCAGGACAATGCTGAAATCAATTAGTGAAATTGCTCCTTATGTTCCATTTGGAAAATCAAAGACAACACAGTTGCTAAAAGAGATGAACAAAAAAAGTGTTGTGAAAATAGAGGGCAGAGGAAGAGGAACTAGATATGCGATAAAATAG